A region of Thermococcus barossii DNA encodes the following proteins:
- the cas3 gene encoding CRISPR-associated helicase Cas3', which yields MRAYERAVKRLAEVKGFMPERRPLLEEAFRHVTSSPSPFLILQAPTGYGKTLLSFSLALHSISDASLFDRIIHVLPMRSIIEDIQKTSEEAFGFSRTKMMGSSGEFLHLFPLNVTTVDTFTWDVLKLNTKRRHLVKAGRGFGYDYLTQASILTSLIIFDEAHFLLEDDSMVTAFLAVLEFLTSQRVPIVVMTATLSEAHRELFRRYAEKNGYDFRVLSPGGDDPFVERELKKEITIEFKSGNPINFIEPGKRNAIIVNTVERAVGLYNEVCSNGSYGDTFEGRVMLIHGRMTPSHKRELIDRLREWRDKPFLLIGTQAIEAGVDFSVDVMVTDRAPVNSLLQRFGRVARHGEKRARIIVLKDAPASPYPEEKVQKTVELMEKTPVHPRVPDTYQEIVTAVHGRSVSVINKTLNRDLKRELVKLMSDPGKRATDVLNTVERLTVLGVSILRGFLVPVQVNNETVLVSPKKLLELHSSGLIELRGWDRELKGRRDAYSVAKAVALGRKVEVVFIGDYDRERGIA from the coding sequence GTGAGGGCCTACGAGAGAGCCGTTAAGAGGCTCGCTGAGGTTAAGGGATTCATGCCCGAGAGGAGGCCCCTTCTTGAGGAGGCCTTCAGGCACGTAACTTCCAGCCCCTCCCCATTTTTGATACTCCAGGCTCCAACGGGGTACGGAAAAACACTCCTCAGCTTTTCCCTTGCCCTCCATTCCATTAGCGATGCCTCTCTGTTCGACAGGATAATTCACGTCCTCCCAATGCGTTCAATCATAGAGGACATTCAGAAAACCTCTGAGGAGGCCTTTGGATTCTCCAGAACCAAGATGATGGGGTCGAGTGGGGAGTTCCTTCACCTCTTTCCGCTCAACGTTACTACCGTTGATACCTTCACATGGGACGTTTTGAAGCTCAACACGAAAAGGAGACACCTGGTAAAAGCCGGCAGGGGTTTCGGCTACGATTACCTGACCCAGGCCTCTATACTGACGTCACTCATAATATTTGACGAGGCTCATTTCCTCCTCGAAGACGATTCCATGGTAACCGCTTTTCTCGCCGTTCTGGAGTTTCTGACGTCCCAGCGGGTGCCCATCGTCGTGATGACGGCCACCCTCTCCGAGGCCCACAGGGAGCTCTTCCGCAGGTACGCGGAAAAGAACGGTTACGATTTCCGTGTCCTCTCTCCCGGGGGAGACGATCCCTTCGTTGAGAGGGAGCTCAAAAAGGAGATTACCATCGAGTTCAAATCGGGAAATCCCATCAATTTCATTGAGCCGGGGAAGAGGAACGCAATCATCGTGAACACCGTGGAGAGAGCGGTGGGGCTCTACAACGAGGTCTGTTCCAATGGTTCTTATGGAGACACCTTTGAAGGAAGGGTGATGCTGATCCACGGCAGAATGACCCCCAGCCATAAAAGGGAGCTCATAGACCGCCTGCGGGAGTGGAGGGACAAGCCGTTTCTCCTCATAGGGACCCAGGCGATTGAGGCGGGCGTTGATTTCTCGGTGGACGTCATGGTGACCGACCGGGCCCCGGTAAACTCCCTTCTCCAGCGCTTCGGCAGGGTTGCACGCCACGGGGAAAAGCGCGCGAGGATAATCGTCCTAAAAGACGCCCCAGCCAGCCCCTATCCCGAGGAAAAGGTCCAAAAAACCGTGGAGCTGATGGAGAAAACCCCCGTTCATCCAAGGGTTCCGGACACGTATCAGGAAATCGTCACCGCGGTTCACGGACGGAGTGTCAGCGTCATAAACAAGACCCTCAACAGAGATCTAAAGCGAGAACTCGTAAAGCTCATGAGCGACCCCGGAAAAAGAGCCACCGATGTACTGAACACCGTCGAACGCCTGACTGTCCTGGGCGTTTCCATTCTGCGGGGCTTCCTCGTGCCGGTTCAAGTCAATAACGAGACCGTTCTTGTGAGCCCCAAGAAACTCCTTGAGCTTCACTCCAGTGGCCTAATCGAGCTAAGGGGCTGGGATCGGGAGTTGAAAGGGCGGAGGGACGCATATAGTGTCGCTAAAGCCGTGGCCCTCGGGAGAAAAGTGGAGGTCGTCTTCATTGGTGATTACGACAGGGAGCGTGGTATAGCATGA